The Pseudomonadota bacterium genome includes the window AGTTTTTACGAACGTACCAAAATTGGATTTTTATAAATAATGATAGATTTTAATAACGCAGAATTTTATAGTTGGGTAGTACTGCCGGCTCTTGTTTTTTTTGCAAGACTTATTGATGTTTCCATCGGTACTATAAGAATTATATATGTTTCAAAAGGCATTAAATTTCTTGCCGCGTTATGCGGCTTTTTTGAAGTTCTTGTGTGGCTGGTTGCTATAACACAAATCATGCAGAATTTATCCAATTGGTTGATTTATATCACCTATGCCGCAGGCTTTGCTTCAGGTAATATTGTCGGAATTTTCCTTGAGGAAAAACTTGCTGTAGGTTATGTGGCCTTGAGAATAATTGCACAAAAAGACGCACAGGAACTGGTTGATCATATAAGAGAAAAAAATTACGGGGTAACGGTTTTCGGAGCAAGCGGGCTTAACGGAAAGGTTCGGCTGGTATTTACAATAGCCAAGAGAAAAGATATTCCTGAGCTTGTAGAAATAATAAAAAAATATAACCCCAGAGCATTTTACTCAATAGAAGATGTTAAAATGATAAGTAACGGTACTACAGGTTTGGCGCCAAAAAACATTTTTGGAGCAGGATATTTTTTGAGAAAATAGGGTTTCATCGTTTTTTTTCAATCTGTTCAGGTACTATCCGTTCACCGGGATATACCCTGCGCTCATTTTTGGGTGTGGGGTGCTTAACTGAAGGCCAGTGGCCGGGTTGTGGTTCTACTCCTTCCACCGCCACAGCTCCAGGTGCAGCGTCTTTTTCCACCGGATACTTGTGGATATCCACTTCTTTTACCGGTGTGCTAAACTCAATGGCAATATTATTGGGATCAAAAGTATAAATCGAATGTATAAATCCGTGATCCACTACTTCGGATACCCACACGTCTGCTGCATCGAGACGATCCTTGAGCTGCCACAGCTCATCATCATCAGCAACTTCCATAGATACATGGTCGAAGGCGAAAGAGCCTTTAACCGGAGCTCCATGATCTTTTTCGGGAATAGGTTTAACATCAGGCCACTCAAAAAAAGCAATCATATCATGAGCGGTAATTTCAAAGAAATACTGACGATACCCAGGTCTGCCGTACTTTGCCACCATACGCATGCCCAGCAAGTCCCGCCAGAAACGTATGGTTTTATCAAGATCACTGGTTGCCATTGCCAGGTGATTTATACCGGTATATTTTGTCATAGGAAAGTATCAAATTATCTTTTATTTTGGACTCGTAGAAACCAAATACAGACGGCAAAGTAAAAAGCTCATTATGCAAGGCGCGCAAGTCTTGAGGAATGAAGCGTACTTAATGGTACGCTGCAATGACGAAAGATGAAGCGCAACACAGCAGAATGACTTTTTACGAAGCCGTCAATCTTTAAATACCAGCTTTCCGCCCAGATAACCGGCAATCCCGGCAGCTCCCAGCACGATAAAACCAAGGCCGACAAAAAGCCAGCGCTGTTCTGATTGAGCGGAGATTATATTTGGATTAATGGCGCGCCAGATTACCATAATAGCGGCCAATACGGTTACAACCACCCCACATATGATTTTGGTTCTGAATAAAGCGGTCATTTTCCCACCGTATTTTATATGCCACTCATTATATCCTGAAAAAAGGACCAGGGGCATTGTCAGAAGAACAAAAACCATATTGTAAAATGCAGCTTGTCCCAAAGTGTAAAAATCAAAAACAGCGGCAATAAAAATGAACAACACCGCAGCCGGCAAGACGCCATTCGGGATATGAACGGAAATCGGATGGGCATGATGTTTTACCATCAGGTTTCTTATCTTGCTATATGGACTTTTTTGAGCCGCTGCGGATGTATTCTGCTCTTTTGTGCTGCCTGGTTTGGAAGCTGTTTTACCTGCTTTTTCTTCTTTGCCGGTAATCTCAATGAACTTGCTGCGATCCGCTCCGCAAACCGGGCATTTTTCAGGCGGCTCATCGCCGGTATGAATATATCCGCAAACTGTACATTCCCATTTACGCATTGCCATTCTCCTTAATATAAATAATCGGTTATTTTTTTACCGGAAGTATGCCGGTTTAGGTCAGGCAGTCATGTATTAATAAATAGTGTAAGCAATAAATTATATTGTACAAGCTTTTTTTATCATATTTACCAAATGAGATACAGTGAATTTTAAT containing:
- a CDS encoding DUF2179 domain-containing protein: MIDFNNAEFYSWVVLPALVFFARLIDVSIGTIRIIYVSKGIKFLAALCGFFEVLVWLVAITQIMQNLSNWLIYITYAAGFASGNIVGIFLEEKLAVGYVALRIIAQKDAQELVDHIREKNYGVTVFGASGLNGKVRLVFTIAKRKDIPELVEIIKKYNPRAFYSIEDVKMISNGTTGLAPKNIFGAGYFLRK
- a CDS encoding VOC family protein; this encodes MTKYTGINHLAMATSDLDKTIRFWRDLLGMRMVAKYGRPGYRQYFFEITAHDMIAFFEWPDVKPIPEKDHGAPVKGSFAFDHVSMEVADDDELWQLKDRLDAADVWVSEVVDHGFIHSIYTFDPNNIAIEFSTPVKEVDIHKYPVEKDAAPGAVAVEGVEPQPGHWPSVKHPTPKNERRVYPGERIVPEQIEKKR